Proteins encoded within one genomic window of Saccharopolyspora pogona:
- a CDS encoding transposase → MTSPNSSHWSKRSRPCEESAGAPAALYADRAYDSEKHRNELRDKGIDQQIAERGTGHGSGLGTIRWVIERTIAWYHGMRRLRIRWERRDDIHEAFLGLATCIICYRHIKILC, encoded by the coding sequence ATGACGTCACCCAACTCCTCCCACTGGTCGAAAAGATCCCGCCCGTGCGAGGAAAGCGCGGGCGCCCCCGCCGCCCTCTACGCCGACCGCGCCTACGACTCCGAAAAACACCGGAACGAGTTGCGCGACAAGGGAATCGACCAGCAGATCGCCGAACGCGGAACCGGGCACGGCTCCGGACTCGGCACGATCAGGTGGGTCATCGAACGAACAATAGCGTGGTACCACGGCATGCGACGCCTGCGTATCCGCTGGGAACGCCGCGACGACATCCACGAAGCCTTCCTCGGACTGGCCACCTGCATCATCTGCTACCGACACATCAAGATCCTTTGTTAG
- a CDS encoding IS5 family transposase encodes MRKGEQPPWIVPDEFWERIEPLLPRWENALPKLGRKRLPDRLVLQGILFVLHTGIQWEFLPQELGFGSGMTCWRRLAEWNEAGVWQRLHEELLAELNAAGKLDWSRAVIDSSHVRAARRGPKAARARSTVPGRAPSTT; translated from the coding sequence GTGAGGAAGGGTGAGCAGCCGCCGTGGATCGTGCCGGATGAGTTTTGGGAGCGAATTGAGCCGTTGTTGCCGCGTTGGGAGAACGCGCTGCCCAAGCTGGGCCGCAAGCGGCTGCCGGACCGGCTGGTCTTGCAGGGCATCCTGTTCGTGCTGCATACCGGGATCCAGTGGGAGTTCCTGCCCCAGGAGCTGGGGTTTGGATCCGGAATGACCTGCTGGCGACGCCTGGCGGAGTGGAACGAGGCCGGGGTGTGGCAGCGGCTGCACGAGGAGCTTTTGGCCGAGCTGAACGCGGCCGGGAAGCTGGACTGGTCTCGGGCGGTGATCGACAGCTCGCATGTGCGGGCGGCGCGACGCGGCCCAAAAGCGGCCCGAGCCCGGTCGACCGTGCCCGGCCGGGCTCCAAGCACCACGTGA
- a CDS encoding aldehyde dehydrogenase family protein — MTNRFGRSLLELGGNNAAIVAPSADLDLTIRGIVFSAAGTAGQRCTTMRRVIAHSSIAEELTSGLIDAYSRLPAGNPNGRRHPGRNADPRHGPCGDGRSHLAGPERGRQARRWWPTRLRTQLIRMSGQRPSLDAVLRSCRRAAATPRS, encoded by the coding sequence GTGACGAACCGCTTCGGACGCTCGCTGCTCGAGCTCGGCGGCAACAACGCCGCGATCGTCGCCCCTTCGGCGGACCTCGATCTGACGATCCGCGGCATCGTGTTCAGTGCCGCGGGCACCGCGGGTCAGCGCTGCACGACGATGCGTCGGGTCATCGCTCACTCGTCGATCGCCGAGGAGCTCACCAGCGGACTCATCGACGCCTACTCGCGCCTGCCTGCCGGCAACCCCAATGGCCGAAGGCACCCTGGCCGGAACGCTGATCCACGGCACGGCCCATGCGGCGATGGTCGCAGCCATCTCGCAGGCCCAGAACGAGGGCGGCAAGCTCGTCGCTGGTGGCCGACGCGGCTGAGGACGCAACTCATTCGGATGTCAGGTCAAAGACCCTCGCTCGACGCTGTCTTGCGATCCTGCCGGAGAGCGGCGGCAACACCGCGCTCCTGA
- a CDS encoding alpha/beta hydrolase: MKLGITNLIDPHLLPLVEASRAFYANRVAGRGPRSWEELRAIRADLAAPAPSQPPAVEEVVDAGGRSVPLRIHTPVDTPAKGVLLEIHGGGFYMGSAAGSDIRNRQLADALGVAVASVDYRLAPEHPWPAAPDDCETAALWIAEHAEGRFGTTKLAISGFSAGATLAITTLLRLRDRGISAVDTAVLQFGTYDLSAQTPAGRLISDEYFLKAYTGAASDRTHPDLSPIYADLAGLPPVLMVIGDADILLQDNLAMAARLAAAGVHVDLRLYPDSPHGFTAHPTPMARAALADIEAWLNGYLGST, encoded by the coding sequence ATGAAACTCGGAATCACTAATCTGATCGATCCGCACCTGCTGCCTCTCGTTGAAGCGTCTCGCGCCTTCTATGCGAATCGCGTGGCTGGTCGGGGCCCACGCAGCTGGGAGGAGCTTCGCGCGATCCGAGCCGATCTCGCCGCGCCCGCCCCGTCGCAACCACCGGCTGTTGAGGAGGTCGTCGACGCCGGTGGCCGTAGCGTTCCGCTGCGGATTCACACTCCTGTGGACACGCCAGCGAAGGGCGTCCTCCTAGAAATCCACGGCGGCGGCTTCTACATGGGGTCGGCCGCTGGCAGCGACATCCGCAACCGCCAGCTCGCGGACGCACTCGGCGTCGCGGTCGCGAGCGTGGATTACCGACTGGCTCCTGAACACCCGTGGCCGGCCGCACCCGACGACTGCGAAACCGCAGCGCTCTGGATCGCAGAGCACGCAGAGGGCCGCTTTGGCACAACCAAGCTCGCCATCAGCGGCTTCTCGGCCGGTGCAACGCTGGCAATCACCACGCTTCTCCGCTTGCGGGACCGGGGGATTTCCGCAGTCGATACCGCCGTACTGCAGTTCGGAACCTACGACCTCAGCGCACAAACGCCCGCCGGACGCCTGATCTCCGATGAATACTTCCTCAAGGCTTACACGGGGGCCGCATCCGACCGCACGCATCCGGACCTCTCCCCGATCTACGCCGACCTCGCTGGCCTGCCTCCGGTCCTGATGGTTATCGGCGATGCAGACATCCTGCTTCAGGACAACCTGGCCATGGCCGCGCGGCTGGCAGCAGCTGGTGTCCACGTCGATCTCCGCCTCTATCCTGACTCCCCTCACGGATTCACGGCCCACCCAACTCCGATGGCGCGGGCAGCGCTGGCCGACATCGAGGCATGGCTCAACGGCTATCTCGGCTCGACGTAG
- a CDS encoding enoyl-CoA hydratase-related protein: MARLLLVDVDVDVDVDVDVDVDVDVDVDVDVVSPDQVSLGVLVAAVPRDAVEEAVAVCGVGALRADGKLPPHVVAYLTMALCLFTEDDYTEVATKVTGSLDRWGCWDAAWSAPTASAITQARKRLGRTVFPEIFERTCGPVAGESAPMAGLLATGRARGAWLREAAEQMAQLKRTYDAVRRCPKPVVAAVNAVAAGSGFQIALCADSIVTHPDARMGQPEIRSGMASAVGARLLHMTVGHARMKDVILGGRPLYGHEAQHWGLVNHLVPRQAVLVRRSISRTGSRPAIPPESFAASKEGIARSFDAEFDVAFADAAKYQSQLQERGVAAALRQDRKTASSEGL, from the coding sequence ATGGCACGGTTACTCCTCGTGGATGTGGATGTGGATGTGGATGTGGATGTGGATGTGGATGTGGATGTGGATGTGGATGTGGATGTGGATGTGGTGTCGCCAGATCAGGTCTCGCTCGGTGTGCTGGTGGCGGCGGTGCCCCGGGATGCGGTCGAGGAAGCGGTCGCGGTGTGCGGGGTCGGGGCCCTACGTGCGGACGGGAAACTCCCACCGCATGTGGTGGCCTACCTGACGATGGCGTTGTGCTTGTTCACCGAGGATGACTACACCGAGGTCGCGACCAAGGTCACGGGGTCGTTGGACCGGTGGGGATGCTGGGACGCCGCCTGGAGTGCGCCCACCGCCAGCGCGATCACCCAGGCCCGGAAACGGCTGGGCCGCACCGTGTTCCCCGAAATCTTCGAACGGACCTGCGGCCCGGTGGCCGGGGAATCCGCCCCCATGGCCGGGCTGCTGGCGACCGGCCGGGCCCGGGGAGCGTGGCTGCGTGAGGCGGCTGAGCAGATGGCTCAGCTGAAGCGGACCTACGACGCAGTCCGCCGCTGCCCCAAACCGGTGGTGGCAGCCGTGAACGCCGTCGCAGCCGGTTCAGGATTCCAGATTGCGTTGTGCGCCGACAGCATCGTGACCCACCCGGACGCCCGAATGGGACAACCAGAGATTCGATCGGGAATGGCAAGCGCCGTCGGCGCCCGACTGCTGCACATGACGGTCGGACATGCACGCATGAAAGACGTCATCCTCGGCGGTCGGCCCCTCTACGGCCACGAAGCCCAACACTGGGGACTCGTGAACCACTTGGTCCCCCGCCAAGCGGTGCTGGTACGGCGATCGATATCGCGCACCGGCTCGCGGCCGGCCATCCCGCCGGAGTCCTTCGCAGCCAGCAAGGAGGGCATCGCTCGCTCATTCGACGCCGAATTCGATGTTGCGTTCGCGGACGCCGCCAAGTACCAGAGCCAGCTTCAGGAGCGCGGTGTTGCCGCCGCTCTCCGGCAGGATCGCAAGACAGCGTCGAGCGAGGGTCTTTGA
- a CDS encoding LysR substrate-binding domain-containing protein: protein MPAALNTMPRIVRSRSAEGATIAALLPPSSSSERPKRFVTRGHAATLADLRDETWIAPQAGTAGATTLLRLCAEAGFEPSISFRSNNYAVIHGMVAAGFGLVIVPALGCRPTPGVATTNVVGDGVVREIVMLRAPGTPTPRGFRWPTRCTRRPSSCASRPRDCPCPTGEGRALSRHWSGRRV from the coding sequence GTGCCCGCGGCACTGAACACGATGCCGCGGATCGTCAGATCGAGGTCCGCCGAAGGGGCGACGATCGCGGCGTTGTTGCCGCCGAGCTCGAGCAGCGAGCGTCCGAAGCGGTTCGTCACGCGCGGGCACGCCGCGACACTCGCCGACCTGCGCGACGAGACCTGGATCGCGCCCCAGGCCGGGACAGCGGGCGCCACGACGCTGCTGCGCCTGTGTGCCGAGGCCGGTTTCGAGCCGAGCATCTCCTTCCGCAGCAACAACTACGCCGTGATCCACGGCATGGTCGCGGCCGGATTCGGGCTCGTGATCGTGCCGGCTCTTGGGTGCCGCCCGACTCCCGGAGTCGCAACCACGAATGTCGTCGGCGACGGTGTGGTGCGCGAGATCGTCATGCTGCGCGCGCCCGGAACGCCGACGCCACGTGGGTTTCGATGGCCGACGCGCTGCACGCGTCGGCCATCGAGTTGTGCGAGTCGACCAAGGGATTGTCCTTGCCCGACCGGTGAGGGC